Sequence from the Gracilinanus agilis isolate LMUSP501 chromosome 6, AgileGrace, whole genome shotgun sequence genome:
GGCAAGAATGATTTACCTTGGTTTTAGCAAGGCATTTGACAAAATGTGTACAATTACGGTGGGAAAAGTAGAGAACTCTTTACTAGACTGATACAGTTGGATGACTTTGGAGCTGGTTAGCCAATTCCTAATGATTGTGAATGATTTTAGGGTCATTTGCACACCAGGGCTGAAGTTTGGCAACTTACACTTTTAATCAGTGACAAGGATCAAGGCCAAGATGGCAGGCGTTACTAATTGTTAGGTGACTTTGCCCAAAGAGATAGCTAAACTGTTGCATGCTAGAATCTTGAAGGTTTAGGCAGGCCAGAGCATTGGATTGACCTGACGTTCTGTAATTCAGTAGAGACAAGTGTCATATCTTAGCACTTGGTTCAAAAAATCAGCTTCCccaagaagggaggaggaaggcatGAAAAAAGGTCATGTGGTTTTGATGGTACTCCATGTGGAGCTCTGAGTGTGCTGGGTGATGTGGCGGCCCAGAAAGGCAATGGGATTTTAGATCTTATTGAGAGTAGCACATCTTTCAGGAGGGAAACCCTCGTGAGGGTCCCTCAGCTCTATGCTCTGACTTGGTCAAAACACATCCGGAGGGTGGGATTTGCTTCTAAGAGCCACAGTTTCAAGGACATTGATCAGGGAGAGAGCAAACACTCAAGGAGGGCCTTGGAGTCTGTTCATGCAAAGATTGTTTGAAGAGAAGCTTATGGGGAATCGGAAAGCTGTCTTCAGATATCTGAGGTGGTGTCTTTGGACTGCTGATTGGGGTTGAGCCCAATGGGCAGCGCTTGggtgtcaggaaaaacttcctgagaATGAATGTCCAGAGGTAGAATGGCCTGCCTGCCGGTTGGATTAATTGTTAATTGGTGAATTCCTCCTCTTTGGAGGGTTTAGGTAAAAGCTGGAGGAAGTAGAACATCCTTGTGGGGCAGGTTCTAGTATGACTGGCTGAGTCTGGGTTAGGCTAGTAACCAAGGCGGGTAATGGCTGGggtcctttttcctcttctctgtacCTCTCACATGCTCCTGGGGCCCCTCTAATTCTGTGATTCAGAGAGGGCTGTTCCTCCTCCTAGCCCAGTATGGCCTGAGAAAGGGGTCAGGTCATCATCACTCAAGTGTAAGTCAGCGTAGGGAGGAATGGGAGCATAGGAGACATTGGTGCAGCAGGCTCGAGAACAGTTATGGGGAGGAGGAGAACCCTTAGTCATTGAACTCAGCAACGCTCTGGAGGAAGTGGGGCCTCAACTGGAGCCTGAATGAAGACCAGGACTCTGCTGCAGATTCCTGGAGGCTGGAGAACCATGGTAGTCATcagtttggtttttgtttgttgcAAGTCCTCCCAGGGCATCAGTGAGCTGTCTTGACTGTCCTCAGTCTCCTAGAACATACTTATCACATGCTACTTCTCTGAGGCCATTTTACATCCCCCTCCTTGCTTGTCACATCAGCTCTTTGGTGGCAGTGGCTGTCATTCTAAAGGCTTTCTGGGGTCTAGCATGCTGCCTTgcacaaagaattattttattattattattattattttttttttcagtttgaattaacctcttcttcctttcttttccctgcaTTCTTATGTCCCCTCAGGAAGTCGAGAGGAACTGGTAGAGAGACTACAGACTTACACCCGGCAGGTCAGTGGCTGGCATGGAggtagtggggggtgggggtgagaatAGAAGTTTGGGCCCAGGGGGTAGAGCAGGGGACATCTGCACATAGCCACTGTGGTCTGATCTGTGTTTCTTTGTTGTTCCTCCCCAAAGACGGGCATCGTACTAAATCGGCCAGTTCTAAGAGGCGAAGATGGAGACAAGAGCGCTCCACCTCCCCCGATGGCAGCCCAGGTGAGTCTGGAGAGGAGGTCCAGGACCGAGGCCAGAGCCTGGATTATGCTCCCACTTAGGCTGGAGTGGCAGTGGGAACAAGACTCTCAGCTGAACAGGAGTTGACCCCAAAGAACTTAGGCTTATCTGATGGCCATAGGATGTCTGGGTgtaagggaccttaaagatcatcagAGCCATTTCCTGATTCTGTGGTAGGAAATCCTGGAGCACACAGTGGAGCTAGCTGACTGCCCTGAAGGTACAAGTGTGTTCAGTGCTGTTCAGAAGTTGCTTGAGTACCCCATAGCTGGAAGGATGCCAAGGGGGATCACAAACATGGCCTGGGGGGCCTAGGATCTGGCCTTGGGCTGTGCTCCATTACTTGGGATTGTCTGGGGGTGAGTCacagtttctgcatctgttggTTGAAACTGATTAATTTAGAATCTCTTAGGGAGATTAGGGGTATCCACACATACTTCTATTAGAAACCAGAAAGTCATTCTGTCAATCAGAGGGACAAGAGAGCCTTGGAGAGAGGAAGCTTTGCCTTCCTCTCAGGTACAACTGCTAGAGTTGAGTCTCTTGCAGGCAGCCAGGAGTCAGTGTGACTGTCCTGGAGCACAGAGGGCCTCAGGCCAAGTCCCAAGCGTCAGAAAGGCCCAGCCTCAGCATCTCTGCTGAGTGATCGGTGATTTCCTGGTGACCAACTCTGATCCTTGCTTGGCTTCTCCAAAGAATTTGACCTGGCTGAGCTTTAGTCTCCCCTGGATTTGTGGCCTGGCCTTTCTGGAGCTCTGActgtttattcattctttttggtCTCCTTTTCCAGACCATGGGCTTTCCTGTGCCCCCTACTCCTTGCCTATGGGGGCTTCCCAGTCCCCTGGGTGGGCCCCCAGCAGTTTCTCAGTGACGGCctccctcaatttccttctctatgagGTAATTCCTAGACCTCCAGGCCTGGCCAGCCTCTCTCCTGGCCAATAAGCTCATTGTATCCCAGACCTACCCCTGACTCTACCAGACAATCCTGTGTCTTTTCGTTATCCTTATTTTTCTGTTTAGTGTTAAAGAGTTTAGGCTTCTTGAATTGGGTTCACTTTTGATTTGGGGTCTTAATAATGTTGGGTTGATTGTTGAACGAGTACAACTGGGTTGTTTAGTAGAGGGCCTCGAATGACAGACAAAGGTCTTTACTGGTTGGATAGTCTAAATTGTTGCAGATGTCTGTTGTTACTCCATAGTGAATAGTGAGCTATGAAGGGTTTTTGAGGAGAGGCTTGTGAGCCCTCATTTATAATCTTGATAATTCAGTACAGCCCAGATTGGTGATATCCTTAGTATAGgaattctccctcctctcctctgacttTGGTGGCATTCAGGAAGGGCTGAGAAAGGCCTAACTCCTCCTTGGCCTCCTGGGAGCCTCTGTTAGCCAAAGGCTTCTTCAGGCAGCAGACCTGTGATTGTTCTTCATCTGGATCCATGTCTTTCTGGCTTGAGAGCTGAGAGCCTTCTGGGCCCTGGATTCTGCTGGTGGAatcttggggaaactgaggtcactTCCCTccagagagtgtgtgtgtgtgtgtgtgtgtgtgtgtgtgtgtgtgtgagagagagagagagagagagagagagagagagagagagagagagtgtgtgtgtgtgtgtgtgtgtgtgtgtgtgtgtgtgtgtgtgtgtgtgtagggagctGTGATAGGTTATAGGTTCTTTtgcaggaagggaccttagaaaggAGAAAGTGGGCCCCTTTAGAGCAGGGGccatgacttgcccatggtcattgGGGCAGTAAGTAGCAGAGTCTAGTAGCAGATGCTCAGAGGACTTTAGTACACAAAGCTTTGGTCACTCTGCAGGCACTTTCAAAGTGGTCGCTTGTGCCAGATTCTGTGTCCAGCccttggaataaaaagaaaggcaggcCCTTCAAAATCTTCCTTGCCTTCCAAGACTGGACATCCTAATGGGGGAGGCAAGTAACATTCTCTCAAGAGTGGGAGGGAAGGCTCCAGGTCCTGGCGATGCCAGTGGCCAGGCCAGGAGACcagggagggggctgctctctcACTGGAGGGTGAAGGGGTGTGGTGAGAACCATGCTGGGGtccagcagagctggagggaatcCTTGAGcagatttttcccctctttctcctgagtggaagaggaagaaggaagaggccTTAGGCAGGGAGGAgcccagttaggaagtatttgcaGTGATCCAAGGAGTGGCAAGAAGGGGCCTGTACTGACTCCAGGGAATGTAGGTTTTGCATGGTTACTTGTTACATGGTTTTTCCTGTGCCACCTGCCCCAGTGAAGGGGCCCACATGGATGCTGGACTTCTGGTTGAAAAGTCAGCCACGTAAGCTTCCAGTCTGCCTGGGACACACACTGTTCTTGTGTTGATGGGTGGCCTGTTCCCATTGAACCTCGATTTCTTTATATCTGTACAGTAGAATTAGGAACACTTGTATTCTCCCCACTGCAGGATTATACTTCTTAAAGTGCTCTGGGAATGGACCAGTCTAGGACCTTGTCAAACATTCTAGTCCCAGAACCTCTTTATGCTCTTAAAAATGACTGCGGACCCCTCTCACCCAAGAACTTTTGGTTACGTGGGTTGTGTCTTGTATGTCGTCAgtattcaaaaatgaaatgtctgatgatgatgatgagaataGTTTTGTCTTGTCAGGCCCCCTGAAGGGTCTCCAGACTCCCTAGACACGCTTCTAGCTCACTCAGTGCCTTTTTTCTTCTGTAGCTCTCTGGAATCCCCCTGCCTCCTCCACCCATGGGGCTCCCACCACTGCagccgccgccgccaccaccTCCACCGCCACCACCAGGCCTAGGGCTTGGTTTTCCCATGGGAGTAGGACCACACCCACCGAATTTGGGGCCCCCACCTCCCATGCGGGTGGGTGACCCCGTAGCCCTGTCTGAGGAGGAGCAGCGCCTGAAGTTGGCCCAGCAGCAGGCCGCTTTGCTGATGCAGCAGGAGGAGCGGGCCAAGCAGGAACGGGCCAAACAGGTGAGCCTCAGCAGCGGGAGGAGGGACTCTGGATGGTGACCGGGCATGGAGAGAGCCCACtcaagggcatcccctccttagAGGTGGGGCAGCACGGCTCAGGCACTGCCTTATTGGCCAGACTTTCCAGAGTCACTGTAAGTTGCTTGTTCCTAGCAAGTGGCATCATTCTGCTTTCCCAGAAACACTTCTTGTCCTCCTCAGCCCAcagcatttttctccttgatcttcTATTTTCTAAGCACATTCTGTAATTTGAGCAAGTTTGATGGAAATAAGACTCAGTTCTTCCTAGAAGAAGACCCCTTCTCAGGAGGCTTTTAAATGCATCAATGAAACGCATGGGTTTGAAAAGGAAGCcaatttatattgaaatacaggatggcaatattttaaaaacaagctcATGGACCCCAAGTGAAGCACTCTTATTAGAAAGTGAACTacaaggacagctaggtagcacattggctaaagcaccagacctggagtcagaaggtcctgagttcaaatctggcccgagacacttcctagctgtgtgaccctgggcaagtcactttactcccattgtctagcccttactgctcgtcTGTCttaaatagaaggtaaggtttaaaaaagagagaagaactaTGAAGCAAGCTCTTGTTAGACTAAGGAATCTGGCCTCtgatgctgtgtgaccctgtgtggGCAAATTCCTACCTTCTCAGACTTTCAGTTACTTCATCAATAAAATACAGACAATAAAATAACACCTGCCTTACAGGTTGTTGTGGGGCTCAGATGACGTACTGTGAGCTCTGTTCATTCATCCGTATTCACTGCCTTCTGTGTTCATCGGAGGCCTGTTTCAGCAGGCCTTAGACCTACCATGCCAGATATCAGTGTCGTGCCCAGGTTTTCTGGGGGAGGTAGAAAGAAAGGCATTTCTCTGTCTTCAGGACATTCACTTTATTGAGATAAGAATGGAGCGTGAAACATTTCAGAATGAAATGCAAGCAAAAGCCAAGTCGTGTGGTAACAAAGTATGAACGATGGCTTTATTCTGTTTTGGTGGCAGATCCCTGGACATTGAGGTTCCATCTGTTTTCCAGGGGGAAGGCGGGATGGTGCTGGAATGGAGTACTGACACGAGGCCCCACGGGAGCTAGTTATTGCTCGTGCCCCATAACAGTAGtgtttgaatgaaaaaaaaaatgtgcttgCCCCTGGCTCTCTGCCAGATGGATGTTCTTTCTGTAACTTATTTTACTCATTTCAGTCCATCAAGATGAATTtttcttcctgtcccttccctcctttccaaaaatgggggggggggcgacCCAATCCTGGTAACAAATAGAGGTAGTTAAGCCAACCAGATTTCCATGTTGGCTGTGTCCGTCCGTGAGTGAATTAGTGGGGAGTCTAGCACGTTGTTTGTCATATCAGGCAGAGTCTTAAGTCTTTGAATTTTAAGTTAAGTCTTGTCTGCTGACATCTCCCCACTTCAGGCAGCTGTGTTACTGGAGCAGGAACGGCAGCAGGAGATGGCCAAGATGGGTTCCTCTGTTCCTCGGCCACCACAAGACATGGGTCCCATTGGAGCCCGGCCCCCAATGGGTCCTCGAGGTAAAAGCTTTGAAATGGAGAAGAGTGTTtggggaggcagagatgaaagaCAAGTATTTCTCTGGAAGTGTCTATTTGTGGGTTCTTTTTCCTGATGctggatttctttttctcaagTTGCAGCTCCTGTAGGTCCCCCACCCCCTGGGGTCCCTATTGGAGCTCCAGGCCCCCGTCCTCGGGGTCCCCCACCTCCACCCGGAGAAGAAAACAGAGAGGTAAGATTGGATCTTCTGATGCATGGAGAGAAAACTGTCCAGTTATGATGGCCTATTTCTGGGGTCTAAGAAGCTGGGACTTGCTCCACTAATGATAGATGATTGCCTGagctttgtctctgtctctctgtctctgtctctgtctctctctctctctctctctctaaaccctcaccttctgtattggaagcaatactgtgtattggttccaaggcagaagagtggttagggctaggcagtgggggtcaaatgacttgcccagggtcagactttctttcttttttattattactatgacCCTTGTAAgagttgaaggaactgagttTATCTAGTTTTTCAGAGTATGAGGgttaaggaaaagagaataactgTTTGGAAGTATTCAAAAGCCTCTCATGAAGAAGAGGCTTTTGGCTTCTTTTATTTGGTTCCTGAGAGCAATGGGAAGGAATTGTGAAGAGGCAGATTGAGGATTGATGGAAGGGGTAATTTGCCAGTGATTAGAGTTGCCAGCAAGTGGAATGGGCAAGTGAGCCCTCTATCTCTGGAGATCTCCGAgcagtttagtggatagagagccagcctagagaccagagtccagggttcaaatgtagcctcaataATCTtcctgtgaccctgagcaagtcactttacctctatttcttagcccttacttctcttatgccttagaatctatgtattgattctaagatggaaggtaatggtttttattAAGGGGGGGGAAAGTTATGGAAGAATGAGTACATGAGGAAGATAATAACAGATGAACCCAGATAAATGGGAAAGACAGGGCTTGAAGCTGGGGCCCAGACCCTGGCCTTTTTGGTGAGAAGCATCAGGCCCTCTCCTCctcctgagtgaccctgggtgagAGAAAACCAGCATCTTTGTCGGTAAATGAGGTAAAGTCAGTAAGTAGGGCCTGTGCTTCCATCCTGTTGTGGTGCTGGGCTAAGGAACGGCTGCTCCCATGCTCTGCACATTTTGAGATGATAGCTCTGGGTCAGCATTCTGTGAGGCCCACAGAGGCAGAGATCATTTTGTACAGTCTGAGGTTTGGAAGGGGCTCTACATGTTGCTAGTCCAAGCCATACTTGACCAGCGTTTGTGAGGCTGAGATTTTCAAGGTTCTCCGTGGCGGATGGTAACAAAGGGACACTTTGTAGACGTAAGGCCCCTGTGATCACTCCCTCTCACCAAGTGTCTTTGGCAGACGGATGACCCCAGTGTGGGTCCCAAGATCCCACAGGCTTTAGAGAAGATTCTGCAGCTGAAGGAAATTCGCCAGGAAGAGCTGATATCAGTACATGGTGAGTGTCCTTGAGGATTGTAGCGAGAACCTAGAGAGGTAGAGAGGGATTCCCAGccacccctcccctccctcccagacatggagagaagagaagcagGCTGTCATTTGAAAGGAGTCTTTTCTTGCCAGCTCTTAAAACAATAGAATTTCAGAGAGGGGGACCTTTGTCATGGGGTTTGTCGGATGTCGTCACTTTATAGCTTAGATCAGTCCCAGAGAGCTCATCCAGACAGCAGGACTAGAACCTCTGGTGGCCAATTTCTTGGCCAGCACACTTTCCTCTCTTGAGATCCTTCCTTTCTGGCTTGTAGATGAAGAGGACATGGAGACAGACACAAGGTCATCCCTGGGGGTCTCTGCTTCTGAGACTGAGGAAGACACGGCGTCTTTCTCTAAAAAGGAGGTGTGTGACCACTGACTCCCAGACTTGTCTTCTGGAAGGCAGGGGGCTGTGGGCCTTCTGAGGGCCTATCCTGGGGCTTGGTGTGGGCCAGTGAGCGCAAGAGCTCTGTGTTGGCCAAAGGAAGGCTGGCCAGGAGAGGTGGGTTCAGGTCCTGGACAAGGGGGGTAGTGGCTTGACTGCCCTCTTTTGGCTTCCATTTGGCCATAGAAAAACCGAAAGAGACGAAACcgcaagaagaagaagaagccccAGCGTGCGGCCGCAGGGCGTGGTGCTGCCTCTGGGAGCCCTGGGGGCCGTGAGAAAGAGGCTCCTCGCCCCCGTGGCACAGATTCTCCGGCTGCTGCCGTAGAGATCGAGTATGTGACTGAGGAGCCTGAAATCTATGAAcccaattttatcttttttaagagGATTTTCGAAGCTTTCAAGGTACAGGGGGCATCTCTGGCCAGAGAAGAAGCCAGGGCCAATGGGGGAGGAGAATAAGGGGACATGTGTGCTTGGAGCATGGAAAACCCTTTTCTCTTGTGTGCTTTGCCCAACAGCTAACCGATGatgtgaagaaagagaaagagaaggagccagagaaactGGACAAGCTGGAGAACTCCACAGCCCCCAAGAAGAAGGGCTTTGAGGAGGAGCGCAAAGACAGTGACGATGATAGCAGTGATGATGAGCAGGTGAGAAGGTGGGAAGGATGGGACTTGGCAAGGTGGCCAGAAGAGTggcaggggcaggggaagggtgGTGGCTTCAGGCTCACGGCTCACTCCACTCTAGGAGAAGAAACCTGAGGCTCCCAAACTCTCTAAGAAGAAGCTACGGAGGATGAACCGTTTTACTGTGGCTGAGCTGAAGCAGGTGAACCTGGGCTGTTGGCATGGCCTGGGTAATGGGCTTGGGCTGGGAGGGATCCCTTCATCCTTGGAGGAAGGGGAGAATGAGGTTGGGTCCAAGTGTTTGCAGGCTTGCAAGCTAATGTCCTCCCTGTATGGATCTCCCAGCTGGTGGCACGGCCAGATGTCGTGGAGATGCATGATGTGACAGCCCAGGACCCCAAGCTATTGGTGCACCTAAAGGCCACGAGGAACTCTGTGCCAGTGCCACGCCACTGGTGCTTTAAGCGCAAATACCTGCAGGGCAAGCGAGGCATTGAGAAGCCACCTTTTGAGTTGCCAGATTTTATCAAACGAACAGGAATTCAGGAGATGCGAGAGGCTCTCCAGGAGAAGGTAAGAGCTGCTACCAGTTCCTGGGGCAAGTTCTATAATGCCATCAACCAACAAAATTCCAGCCACTGGGCAAGCTATTGTTCTTGATTTGGAGCTGACTTTGTCTCATCTTGGTACATGGCTGCCTGAAGCTGGCTTTCTTGGATTGGAGCCTCATCAGCTCCTGACGTGAAGCCcaatatttgtttttaagaagcctgtttctttctttttcttttttccttttttttttaacctctctctTAAAACCTTCAGTTTAGAGGGAACAAGGAACCACCTCAGAGGTAACACAGTGTCACC
This genomic interval carries:
- the SF3B2 gene encoding splicing factor 3B subunit 2, which produces MAAEHPEPPKGDLQLPPPPPPPPPPPPPPTPYGAWAAPELQAKLAEIGAPIQGSREELVERLQTYTRQTGIVLNRPVLRGEDGDKSAPPPPMAAQLSGIPLPPPPMGLPPLQPPPPPPPPPPPGLGLGFPMGVGPHPPNLGPPPPMRVGDPVALSEEEQRLKLAQQQAALLMQQEERAKQERAKQAAVLLEQERQQEMAKMGSSVPRPPQDMGPIGARPPMGPRVAAPVGPPPPGVPIGAPGPRPRGPPPPPGEENRETDDPSVGPKIPQALEKILQLKEIRQEELISVHDEEDMETDTRSSLGVSASETEEDTASFSKKEKNRKRRNRKKKKKPQRAAAGRGAASGSPGGREKEAPRPRGTDSPAAAVEIEYVTEEPEIYEPNFIFFKRIFEAFKLTDDVKKEKEKEPEKLDKLENSTAPKKKGFEEERKDSDDDSSDDEQEKKPEAPKLSKKKLRRMNRFTVAELKQLVARPDVVEMHDVTAQDPKLLVHLKATRNSVPVPRHWCFKRKYLQGKRGIEKPPFELPDFIKRTGIQEMREALQEKEEQKTMKSKMREKVRPKMGKIDIDYQKLHDAFFKWQTKPKLTIHGDLYYEGKEFETRLKEKKPGDLSDELRISLGMPVGPNAHKVPPPWLIAMQRYGPPPSYPNLKIPGLNSPIPESCSFGYHAGGWGKPPVDETGKPLYGDVFGTNAAEFQTKTEEEEIDRTPWGELEPSDEESSEEEEEEESDEDKPDETGFITPADSGLITPGGFSSVPAGMETPELIELRKKKIEEAMDGSETPQLFTVLPEKRTATVGGAMMGSTHIYDMSTVMSRKGPAPELQGVEVALAPEELELDPMAMTQKYEEHVREQQAQVEKEDFSDMVAEHAAKQKQKKRKAQPQDSRGGSKKYKEFKF